A window of the Roseiconus lacunae genome harbors these coding sequences:
- a CDS encoding sugar phosphate isomerase/epimerase family protein, with protein MKLHNAMWPGLVGKGDGPDQEPPISLEHMLDLTAAAEVDGRKFDGIDYFLFLPHTDPDASDDELRKIADLIQSKGFSVGSLVAPIWPGTVGDSAMGEKEQTDKFLSAVKMACRIAGIFNEHGVRQYGVIRIDSAEFGVEKWREDPETNTKKIAQTFREAAKIAADHGERLAAEGEICWAGMHSWKDMLDLLEEVGMPETLGFQADLAHTYLYLMGYNAPEHALLKDGYSDEEFYAAYEQMTDKLRPWTIDFHVAQNDGEVHGAGDHDKTGKHCPADDPNGKLDIVRCAQYWLKDADQRGIKHICWDGCMFPNETLEKPETWNTILDAMIKVDQSIS; from the coding sequence ATGAAACTGCATAACGCCATGTGGCCCGGTTTGGTTGGTAAAGGCGACGGCCCCGATCAAGAGCCACCGATCAGTCTGGAACATATGCTGGACTTGACCGCTGCCGCCGAAGTTGACGGACGAAAGTTCGACGGTATCGATTACTTTTTGTTTTTACCTCACACCGACCCTGATGCGAGTGATGATGAGCTTCGGAAAATCGCCGATCTGATTCAGTCGAAAGGGTTTTCGGTCGGTTCGTTGGTTGCCCCGATTTGGCCCGGGACGGTGGGCGATTCGGCGATGGGAGAAAAGGAGCAAACTGATAAGTTCCTCTCTGCCGTTAAAATGGCCTGTCGTATCGCCGGTATCTTCAACGAGCATGGCGTTCGTCAGTACGGCGTGATCCGGATCGACAGCGCCGAGTTCGGTGTCGAAAAATGGCGAGAAGATCCGGAAACGAACACCAAAAAAATCGCCCAGACCTTCCGCGAAGCCGCCAAGATCGCCGCCGATCATGGCGAACGCTTGGCCGCCGAGGGTGAGATCTGTTGGGCGGGGATGCATAGCTGGAAAGACATGCTGGACTTGCTCGAAGAAGTTGGCATGCCGGAAACGCTCGGGTTCCAAGCCGACTTGGCCCACACGTACCTGTACTTGATGGGCTACAACGCTCCCGAGCACGCTTTGCTTAAAGATGGTTACAGCGACGAGGAATTCTATGCCGCCTACGAGCAAATGACTGACAAGTTGCGACCGTGGACCATTGATTTTCATGTTGCCCAGAACGACGGCGAAGTCCACGGGGCTGGTGACCACGATAAAACCGGAAAGCATTGCCCCGCCGATGATCCCAACGGCAAATTGGACATCGTCCGCTGTGCCCAGTACTGGCTGAAAGATGCCGACCAACGTGGCATCAAACACATCTGCTGGGACGGGTGCATGTTCCCCAACGAGACGTTGGAAAAACCAGAAACTTGGAACACGATCTTGGATGCGATGATCAAGGTCGATCAATCGATTTCCTGA
- a CDS encoding winged helix-turn-helix domain-containing protein, translated as MATKKTAGTTKTAPAKNASAKKPAAKKQPATKTAKTTTAKNPASTKTANQKMSQIDAALAVLKKARKPMSCREMVEAMAKQKLWTSPGGKTPDATLYAAILRDLRKGTDTRFKKAASGRFTMK; from the coding sequence ATGGCTACGAAGAAGACCGCCGGCACGACCAAGACCGCCCCCGCCAAGAATGCTTCGGCAAAGAAACCGGCCGCCAAGAAGCAGCCCGCGACCAAGACCGCCAAGACAACCACGGCGAAGAATCCTGCCTCGACGAAAACCGCCAACCAAAAGATGTCGCAGATCGACGCGGCCTTGGCGGTTTTAAAAAAGGCCCGCAAACCCATGTCTTGCAGAGAGATGGTCGAAGCGATGGCCAAACAAAAGCTTTGGACTTCCCCAGGCGGCAAGACACCGGACGCGACTCTCTACGCCGCGATCCTCCGCGACCTGCGAAAGGGCACCGACACGCGCTTCAAGAAGGCAGCGTCCGGCCGGTTCACGATGAAATAG
- a CDS encoding GxxExxY protein produces the protein MTENEISKTIVTSAIEVHRTLGGPGLLESVYEEALAYELTQQGCNVRRQVPSPIQYKDVTLATPLKIDLLVNDLVIVECKAVTQYNAIFATQLLTYLRLKNLKLGLVINFGERLVKDGIHRVVNEL, from the coding sequence ATGACCGAAAACGAGATCAGCAAAACAATCGTCACTTCTGCCATTGAAGTGCACCGAACACTCGGCGGGCCTGGTTTGCTTGAATCCGTTTACGAAGAAGCCCTTGCCTACGAGTTGACACAACAAGGCTGCAACGTCCGTCGACAAGTGCCGTCTCCAATTCAGTACAAAGACGTCACCCTCGCTACGCCACTCAAGATCGACTTGCTGGTCAACGACCTCGTCATTGTCGAATGCAAGGCGGTGACGCAATACAATGCAATCTTCGCCACCCAGCTTCTGACTTACCTGCGGTTAAAGAACCTCAAACTGGGGCTGGTCATCAATTTTGGCGAGAGACTCGTTAAAGACGGAATTCACCGTGTCGTAAATGAATTATGA
- a CDS encoding type I restriction endonuclease subunit R encodes MKFTEAKLEEAIIRLLGEQGYPHTLGTEIDREPGDVLIRSDLRDYLAKRYAADNITANEIDSILRQLDALNAADLYDSNKTLCKWVSDGFLLKREDRDEKDLYIQLIDYDNVAGLASVQASHVQSPKSGDSGYEEASLAAEAPAAYQVPGDDTNIYRIVNQLEIKGRELRIPDGILYINGLPLVVLEFKSAIRENATLHDAWKQLTIRYARDIPELMKYNALCVISDGVNNKMGSLFADYEFFYTWQKITGEESATRDGINSLHTMLHGLFDQRRLRQVIRHFIYFPDVSKAEVKIVCRYPQFYAACKLYEHILKARKPDGDGKGGTYFGATGCGKSFTMLFLTRLLMKSLEFESPTILLITDRTDLDDQLSKQFTNAKNYIGDQTVVSVESREKLRELLAGRKSGGVFLTTIHKFTEDAQLLTERSNVICISDEAHRSQIKLDQKVKVTEQGVKKTYGFAKYLHDSLPNATYVGFTGTPIDATLDVFGEVVDSYTMSESVKDEITVPIVYEGRAAKVLLDNKKLEEIEAYYGRCADEGASDYQIEESKKATAQMNAILGNPDRIKALAADFVAHYEKRVEEGATVEGKAMFVCSKREIAWDFFKEVIALRPEWNEVRECAEGVNVAQLSKLIASPKNADGSEIRATIGGRIVLSEAERKKIKPMERIKMIMTRGKDDDKELYDLLGSKEYREELARQFKDAKSNFKIAVVVDMWLTGFDVPELDSIYIDKPIKRHNLIQTISRVNRKFESKQKGLVIDYIGIKSQMNLAMAHYNKADERNIEDIQQSVVTVKDHLDLLRQLFQKFDTSDYFNGDSVSQLACLNRASEYVMLTDKIEKRFMALVQRMKAAYDICCGSEGLTESERDHIHFYMAVRSIVYKLTKGNAPDAAQMNARVRDMIAEALKSDGVEEIFTMGTVDGIDIFDDDYLAKIEKIKLPNTKIKILQQLLAKAIEDFKKTNRSKGIEFSKKFQSLVDRYNERDEESVLVSDVLDDFSDEIVDLIGELKRELDAGDDLGINLEEKAFYDILKALAIKYDFTYPEDKLIELSKAVKLVVDDKVKYTDWSRRDDIKAELKVDLILVLADHGYPPVDRDEVYKEIYEQAENFKKYRK; translated from the coding sequence GTGAAATTCACCGAAGCGAAACTCGAAGAAGCCATCATCCGCCTGCTGGGTGAGCAAGGCTATCCGCACACACTTGGCACCGAGATCGATCGCGAGCCCGGCGATGTCCTGATCCGCAGCGATCTGCGCGACTATCTGGCCAAGCGTTACGCTGCCGACAACATCACGGCGAACGAAATCGATTCGATCCTTCGGCAGCTTGACGCACTCAACGCCGCCGATCTTTACGACTCGAACAAAACGCTCTGCAAATGGGTCTCGGACGGCTTCCTGCTCAAACGCGAAGACCGCGACGAGAAGGATCTCTACATCCAATTGATCGACTATGACAACGTAGCTGGACTCGCCAGTGTTCAGGCATCCCACGTCCAAAGCCCGAAGTCTGGCGACTCCGGCTACGAAGAAGCTTCGCTCGCAGCCGAGGCTCCTGCTGCCTACCAGGTTCCTGGCGACGACACCAACATCTACCGAATCGTCAACCAACTGGAGATCAAAGGCCGCGAACTGCGAATTCCGGATGGGATTCTCTACATCAACGGTTTGCCGCTGGTGGTGCTGGAGTTTAAGAGTGCGATCCGCGAGAACGCGACCTTGCACGACGCGTGGAAACAACTGACGATCCGGTACGCTCGCGACATCCCCGAACTGATGAAGTACAACGCCTTGTGCGTGATCAGCGACGGGGTGAACAACAAGATGGGCTCGTTGTTTGCGGACTACGAGTTTTTCTACACATGGCAGAAGATCACAGGCGAAGAATCCGCCACGCGAGACGGCATCAATTCGCTGCATACGATGCTGCATGGCTTGTTTGACCAGCGACGTTTGCGGCAGGTGATCCGGCACTTCATCTACTTTCCGGATGTTTCCAAGGCGGAAGTGAAGATCGTTTGTCGGTATCCGCAGTTCTACGCGGCGTGCAAGTTGTATGAACACATCCTCAAGGCTCGCAAGCCCGATGGCGACGGCAAAGGTGGCACGTACTTTGGGGCCACCGGCTGCGGCAAGAGTTTTACGATGCTGTTCCTGACGCGGCTGTTGATGAAGAGCCTTGAATTTGAGAGCCCAACGATCCTGCTGATCACCGATCGCACGGATCTGGACGATCAACTGTCGAAACAGTTCACCAACGCCAAGAACTACATCGGCGATCAAACTGTCGTGAGCGTGGAAAGCCGCGAGAAGCTCCGCGAGTTGCTGGCCGGACGCAAGAGCGGCGGCGTATTCCTGACGACGATTCACAAGTTTACCGAAGACGCTCAGTTGCTGACTGAACGTTCCAACGTGATCTGCATTTCCGACGAGGCACACCGCAGTCAGATCAAACTGGATCAGAAGGTCAAAGTCACTGAACAAGGTGTGAAGAAGACCTATGGGTTTGCCAAGTACCTGCACGATTCGCTGCCCAACGCTACCTACGTCGGTTTCACTGGAACACCGATCGATGCCACGCTGGATGTCTTCGGCGAAGTGGTCGATTCGTACACGATGTCTGAATCAGTGAAGGATGAGATCACCGTGCCAATCGTCTACGAGGGCCGCGCGGCCAAGGTATTGCTGGACAACAAGAAGCTGGAGGAGATCGAAGCTTACTACGGGCGCTGTGCCGACGAAGGAGCGAGTGATTACCAGATCGAGGAAAGCAAGAAAGCCACCGCCCAGATGAACGCCATCCTGGGCAATCCCGACCGCATCAAGGCTCTGGCCGCCGACTTTGTGGCTCACTACGAAAAACGAGTCGAGGAAGGCGCCACGGTTGAAGGCAAGGCGATGTTCGTGTGCAGCAAACGCGAGATCGCCTGGGACTTCTTCAAAGAAGTGATCGCCCTGCGTCCGGAGTGGAACGAAGTCCGCGAGTGCGCCGAAGGCGTCAATGTCGCTCAACTTTCCAAGTTGATAGCGTCGCCTAAAAACGCTGACGGCTCGGAGATCCGAGCGACAATCGGCGGTCGGATTGTGCTATCCGAGGCCGAGCGCAAGAAGATCAAGCCGATGGAGCGGATCAAGATGATCATGACTCGCGGTAAAGACGACGACAAGGAATTGTACGATCTGCTGGGCAGCAAAGAGTATCGCGAAGAACTTGCACGCCAGTTCAAGGACGCGAAATCCAACTTCAAGATTGCGGTCGTGGTCGATATGTGGCTCACCGGATTTGATGTGCCCGAACTGGATAGCATCTACATCGACAAGCCGATCAAACGGCACAACTTGATTCAGACGATTTCCCGCGTGAATCGCAAGTTTGAATCGAAGCAAAAAGGGTTGGTGATCGATTACATCGGCATCAAGTCTCAGATGAATCTGGCGATGGCTCACTACAACAAAGCCGACGAGCGGAACATCGAGGACATCCAACAATCCGTCGTGACCGTGAAAGACCACCTGGACCTGCTTCGCCAGCTATTTCAAAAGTTCGACACTTCGGACTACTTCAACGGCGATTCTGTCAGCCAGCTTGCTTGCCTCAATCGTGCGTCCGAATACGTCATGCTTACGGACAAGATCGAGAAGCGTTTCATGGCTTTGGTTCAGCGGATGAAAGCCGCCTACGACATTTGTTGTGGCAGCGAGGGCCTAACCGAGAGCGAGCGTGATCACATTCACTTCTATATGGCCGTTCGCTCGATCGTCTACAAGCTGACGAAAGGTAACGCCCCCGACGCCGCTCAGATGAATGCACGAGTCCGCGACATGATCGCCGAAGCACTCAAGAGCGACGGAGTCGAAGAGATCTTCACTATGGGCACGGTCGACGGCATCGACATCTTCGACGATGACTACCTCGCGAAGATCGAGAAGATCAAGCTGCCGAACACGAAGATCAAGATCCTCCAGCAACTGTTGGCCAAGGCCATTGAGGACTTCAAAAAGACAAATCGCTCCAAGGGGATCGAGTTCAGTAAGAAGTTCCAATCACTGGTCGATCGCTACAACGAACGGGATGAAGAAAGCGTTCTGGTCAGCGACGTACTCGATGACTTCTCAGATGAGATTGTCGATTTGATTGGCGAACTCAAAAGAGAACTAGATGCCGGTGACGACCTTGGGATCAACCTCGAAGAAAAAGCCTTCTACGACATCCTCAAAGCCCTCGCCATCAAGTACGACTTCACTTACCCCGAAGACAAGCTGATCGAACTATCCAAAGCCGTAAAGCTGGTCGTCGATGACAAAGTCAAATACACCGACTGGAGCAGGCGTGATGACATCAAAGCCGAACTCAAAGTCGATCTCATCCTCGTCCTAGCCGACCACGGCTACCCACCCGTCGACCGGGACGAGGTCTACAAAGAAATTTACGAGCAGGCTGAGAACTTCAAGAAGTATCGGAAGTGA
- a CDS encoding aldose 1-epimerase family protein, translating to MVKTRTLRVIDDRSQNIVWYDKSPLSVSVETPEATITTKHGRFVGGRADGVEVVRIDTGAIVMDVLPTRGMAIWKIDSRDTRYGWDSPVDGPVHPSLVPIDDQSGLGWLEGFDELLTRCGLQSNGAPEHDDSGKLAYPLHGRIGNLPADGLAIEYDEVAGRLELIGEIRESRLFFANLRMVSRIRVHAGSAKVDILDDVTNDGSQPTTIQLLYHINVGQPVLEEGAKVVMPVEELAPKDKLSAGEIDRWNEYDGPQSGYAERVYFAKLRSDDLDQTTVMLHNKDADRGLAVTSSTRTLPRFIIWKNTADLSDGYVTGLEPATNYPNNRSFEAQQNRVVPIEPEQTICFRISLEPLSGAAAINETRDRIEAIAGNDPPKIHSTPRPGWTPGA from the coding sequence ATGGTGAAAACGCGAACGCTTCGAGTGATCGACGACCGCTCTCAGAACATCGTCTGGTACGACAAGTCGCCCTTGTCAGTCTCGGTCGAAACTCCCGAGGCGACGATCACGACCAAACACGGGCGTTTTGTTGGTGGGCGCGCCGACGGTGTCGAAGTGGTGCGGATCGACACTGGCGCGATCGTCATGGATGTGCTCCCGACCCGCGGCATGGCGATTTGGAAAATCGATTCGCGTGACACCCGGTACGGATGGGACTCCCCGGTTGATGGACCGGTCCACCCGTCATTGGTGCCGATCGATGACCAAAGCGGACTCGGATGGCTCGAGGGCTTCGACGAACTGTTGACTCGCTGTGGCCTGCAAAGCAATGGTGCGCCCGAACACGACGATTCGGGAAAGCTGGCATACCCGCTGCATGGTCGAATCGGCAACCTGCCGGCCGATGGTTTGGCCATTGAGTATGACGAAGTGGCGGGACGTCTGGAATTGATCGGCGAGATTCGCGAAAGCCGATTGTTCTTCGCCAACCTTCGCATGGTCAGTCGCATCCGAGTCCATGCGGGCAGCGCCAAGGTCGACATCCTTGATGACGTGACCAACGATGGATCACAACCGACAACGATTCAATTGCTGTACCACATCAACGTCGGCCAACCGGTCTTGGAAGAAGGCGCAAAAGTCGTCATGCCGGTCGAAGAACTCGCGCCCAAGGACAAGCTGTCCGCCGGGGAAATCGATCGCTGGAACGAGTACGATGGCCCACAATCCGGCTATGCCGAACGGGTGTACTTCGCCAAGCTGCGCAGCGACGACCTGGACCAAACCACGGTGATGCTGCACAACAAGGACGCCGATCGGGGACTGGCGGTGACCAGTTCGACGCGAACCCTGCCACGCTTCATCATTTGGAAGAACACCGCCGACCTATCAGACGGCTATGTTACCGGGCTCGAACCGGCAACCAATTATCCAAACAACCGTTCGTTCGAAGCCCAGCAAAATCGCGTCGTTCCGATCGAACCGGAGCAAACGATCTGCTTTCGCATTTCACTTGAACCGCTCAGCGGTGCCGCCGCGATCAACGAAACCCGTGATCGAATCGAAGCGATCGCCGGAAACGACCCGCCCAAAATCCATTCCACACCGCGTCCGGGCTGGACACCGGGGGCTTAG
- a CDS encoding type I restriction-modification system subunit M → MAKKSTASKKKATESKKSFEQTLWDTADKLRGTVESSEYKHVVLSLIFLKFVSDRFEERRQTIIDDGKADYVDMVEFYTMKNVFYLPEDSRWSTIVAQAKQDDIAVRIDSALHAVEKNNPSLKGALPDNYFSRMGIDVAKLAALIDSINNINTIADSKEDVVGRVYEYFLGKFAATEGKGGGEFYTPKCVVNLIAEMIEPYSGKIYAPCCGSGGMFVQSVKFVTSHSGNQKDISIYGQEQTSTTYKLAKMNLAIRGISGNLGDVPADTFFKDQHPDLKADYIMANPPFNLKAWRAADELSDDPRWSGYEVPPTGNANYGWILHMVSKLSENGIAGFVLANGSMSTSTSGEGAIRQKLIENDLIDCMIALPGQLFYTTQIPVCLWFITKNKGERQGASRRSGNDLRARHGETLFIDARNHGTMVDRTRKELTEGDIAEIARTYHAWRGESKDGEYEDKPGFCKSAGLEDIKANDYVLTPGRYVGAAPLEDDGIPFETKMADLTATLYEQMGVAEKLDQAIRKNLEVLGYGE, encoded by the coding sequence ATGGCAAAGAAATCAACCGCGTCCAAGAAGAAGGCAACCGAGTCGAAGAAGTCGTTTGAACAAACGCTTTGGGACACCGCCGACAAGCTGCGCGGCACGGTTGAATCGTCGGAGTACAAGCATGTTGTCCTCTCGCTGATCTTTCTGAAATTCGTCAGCGATCGATTTGAGGAGCGGCGGCAGACGATCATCGACGACGGCAAGGCCGACTATGTGGACATGGTCGAGTTCTACACGATGAAGAACGTCTTCTATCTGCCAGAAGACTCGCGTTGGTCGACGATCGTGGCCCAAGCCAAACAAGACGACATCGCCGTTCGCATCGACAGTGCTCTGCATGCCGTGGAAAAGAACAATCCATCGCTCAAGGGAGCACTACCCGACAACTACTTCTCGCGGATGGGCATCGATGTTGCTAAGCTGGCGGCGCTGATCGACAGCATCAACAACATCAACACCATTGCCGATTCCAAAGAGGATGTTGTCGGCCGCGTCTACGAGTACTTCCTCGGCAAATTCGCCGCGACCGAAGGCAAAGGGGGCGGCGAGTTCTATACGCCCAAGTGCGTGGTCAACCTGATCGCGGAAATGATCGAGCCTTACAGCGGCAAGATCTACGCCCCCTGCTGTGGCAGCGGCGGCATGTTTGTCCAGTCCGTCAAGTTTGTCACCAGCCATAGCGGCAACCAGAAAGACATCTCGATCTACGGTCAGGAGCAAACCAGCACCACGTACAAGCTGGCCAAGATGAATCTGGCCATTCGTGGAATCTCGGGCAACCTGGGCGACGTACCCGCCGACACGTTCTTCAAGGATCAGCATCCGGATCTGAAGGCGGATTACATCATGGCCAATCCGCCGTTCAACCTGAAAGCGTGGCGAGCCGCGGACGAACTGAGCGACGATCCTCGCTGGAGCGGTTACGAAGTGCCGCCCACCGGCAACGCCAACTACGGCTGGATCCTGCACATGGTGTCGAAGCTGTCCGAGAATGGCATCGCCGGTTTTGTGCTCGCAAACGGTTCGATGTCCACCAGCACCAGCGGCGAAGGAGCGATACGCCAGAAGCTGATCGAAAACGACCTCATCGACTGCATGATCGCGCTGCCCGGCCAGTTGTTCTATACGACCCAGATTCCCGTTTGCCTGTGGTTCATCACCAAGAATAAAGGTGAGCGGCAAGGCGCTAGCCGCCGGTCCGGAAACGACCTCCGTGCCCGACACGGCGAAACGTTGTTCATCGACGCGCGGAACCACGGCACGATGGTGGACCGCACGCGCAAAGAGCTGACCGAAGGCGACATCGCCGAGATCGCGAGAACCTATCACGCTTGGCGAGGCGAATCGAAGGACGGCGAGTACGAAGACAAACCCGGCTTTTGCAAAAGCGCAGGCCTCGAAGACATCAAAGCCAACGACTACGTCCTCACACCGGGACGCTATGTCGGCGCGGCTCCGCTGGAAGACGACGGCATTCCGTTTGAGACGAAGATGGCTGACTTGACCGCTACGCTGTACGAGCAGATGGGAGTGGCGGAGAAGCTTGACCAAGCAATCCGGAAGAATCTGGAGGTGCTTGGTTATGGGGAGTAG
- a CDS encoding transposase encodes MGVLKNIWSRGRPLRVPSERLANIVSYGTHRITNAVAEGINSKIMSIKRWVGGFRNIGNFQTAIFFHCGGLDLLYPRSSRMAPNTSR; translated from the coding sequence ATGGGGGTTTTAAAGAACATCTGGAGCCGAGGAAGACCGTTGCGCGTTCCATCAGAACGACTAGCCAACATCGTCAGCTACGGTACACATCGAATCACGAATGCTGTCGCGGAAGGCATCAACAGTAAGATCATGTCGATCAAACGCTGGGTAGGCGGCTTCCGAAACATCGGAAACTTCCAAACCGCGATCTTCTTCCACTGCGGTGGACTGGATCTTCTCTACCCACGATCATCCCGGATGGCCCCAAACACCTCTCGATAG
- a CDS encoding TolC family protein → MGKRIATIGYLGLAGVVAAGCSVPNLSLPSRDRLSRTALAEQLHVPAEQPRPGQASNRNIGPAPTATSGQIHTASAAAVMPRQSPVQMAAAWEDDVAVEIAAINAATAEAPNKLADLLEAPLTNAAESAVADRSLTRIAGVHPLASQSVLLGGNEAVRSDIDGSVRETDATAATGLKLNLPSALAMVSAGHPVVGHARWRVQQAYAELDQAKVLWLPSIQAGFSFHRHDGNYQASDGSIVDVNRNSFQYGLGNRATGAGTTPNPGIIAEFHFADAIYLPRVAEKTAWARGHAAGAALNDTLRDVAVAYTDLVEAQQLVAILESTGQRTDQLAKLTGDFADAGEGLKADADRMQTELALVETRIAEAKQEAAMCSARLAQVLSLDDTRLIEPAEIGMIPLDLNPAASFEDSSGRGLLVATGLSLRPELKESTALVAAACEAYRREKYAPLVPSVLLGFSTGGFGGGLRDELDDIDSRYDFDAAMSWRVRNLGLGERAARRVRSAEVQQAKYERLQRMDQVAREITQAYAQVKHSQTRLATTRRAIETATSSYDRNLSRIRDGEGLPLEVLQSAQALETANVAYLRSVADFNRSQVQLQWAQGWPVNAPRQSSTAQ, encoded by the coding sequence ATGGGAAAGCGAATTGCAACGATCGGATACTTAGGCCTTGCCGGGGTGGTTGCCGCCGGTTGTTCGGTGCCAAACCTAAGTCTGCCGAGTCGCGATCGCTTGTCGCGAACTGCCCTGGCCGAACAATTGCACGTTCCCGCCGAGCAACCAAGACCCGGACAAGCATCGAACCGGAATATCGGCCCGGCACCGACCGCAACGTCGGGACAGATTCACACGGCATCAGCCGCGGCGGTAATGCCAAGACAGTCGCCCGTCCAAATGGCGGCGGCGTGGGAGGATGACGTGGCGGTCGAGATCGCAGCGATCAATGCCGCTACCGCAGAAGCGCCCAACAAATTGGCGGATCTGTTGGAGGCACCGTTGACGAATGCCGCGGAATCGGCCGTTGCAGATCGTTCGCTCACCCGAATCGCTGGCGTTCATCCGCTCGCCAGTCAATCGGTGCTCCTCGGCGGCAACGAAGCAGTCCGTTCGGACATCGATGGCAGTGTCCGCGAAACTGACGCCACTGCCGCGACGGGACTCAAGCTGAATTTGCCCTCCGCTCTGGCGATGGTGTCGGCCGGTCATCCCGTCGTCGGGCATGCCCGCTGGAGAGTCCAGCAGGCCTACGCGGAACTCGACCAAGCCAAAGTGCTTTGGTTGCCTTCGATCCAAGCGGGATTCTCCTTTCACCGACACGATGGGAACTATCAAGCGAGTGATGGCTCGATTGTCGATGTCAACCGGAACTCCTTTCAGTACGGATTGGGCAATCGCGCTACCGGGGCCGGGACGACTCCGAATCCTGGCATCATCGCCGAGTTTCACTTTGCTGATGCGATCTACCTACCACGCGTTGCCGAAAAAACAGCCTGGGCCCGTGGGCATGCCGCCGGTGCGGCGCTCAACGACACACTTCGTGATGTCGCCGTTGCCTACACGGATCTCGTCGAAGCTCAGCAACTGGTCGCGATCCTTGAATCGACCGGTCAGCGAACGGATCAACTGGCAAAGTTGACCGGCGACTTTGCCGACGCCGGTGAAGGTCTGAAAGCCGATGCCGATCGGATGCAAACCGAGTTGGCTTTGGTTGAAACAAGAATCGCGGAAGCGAAGCAGGAGGCGGCAATGTGTTCGGCCCGACTCGCGCAAGTGCTCAGCCTCGACGACACACGTTTGATTGAACCGGCAGAAATTGGCATGATTCCGCTCGACTTGAACCCTGCGGCGTCGTTTGAGGATTCATCCGGCCGCGGTCTGTTGGTGGCGACGGGGCTTAGTTTAAGGCCCGAGTTGAAAGAGTCGACCGCACTCGTCGCCGCGGCTTGTGAAGCATACCGGCGCGAGAAGTACGCGCCGTTGGTTCCCAGCGTGTTGCTTGGATTTTCGACAGGAGGATTCGGCGGTGGTTTGCGGGACGAACTCGACGATATCGACAGCCGCTATGATTTTGATGCCGCGATGAGCTGGCGTGTTCGTAACCTCGGTCTTGGGGAGCGTGCGGCGCGGCGTGTACGGTCGGCGGAGGTTCAGCAAGCGAAGTACGAACGACTTCAACGGATGGATCAGGTCGCACGCGAAATTACGCAAGCGTATGCCCAGGTAAAACACTCCCAAACTCGACTCGCGACGACGCGGCGGGCGATCGAAACGGCGACCAGTAGCTACGATCGAAACCTCTCCCGGATCCGTGACGGTGAAGGGTTGCCGCTGGAAGTGTTGCAGTCGGCCCAAGCGTTGGAAACCGCCAACGTCGCCTACTTGCGATCGGTCGCCGATTTCAACCGATCGCAAGTTCAGTTGCAATGGGCACAGGGCTGGCCCGTAAACGCCCCGCGGCAATCAAGCACTGCGCAGTGA
- a CDS encoding type I restriction endonuclease subunit R, EcoR124 family — MLASRSDGTRNGLPRLQMFFKTPIPFLRSHPLSSFPSPFFVPIPFLRSHPLSSFTSPFFVHIPFLRSHPLSSFVDFINQADLDGLPDKASVIEAFFGFARAEQQREAGELITDENLNEEAAKRYISISLRREYASENGTELNAILPKMSPLNPQYLTKKQSVFQRISAFVDKFKGVGGDV, encoded by the coding sequence ATGTTGGCTAGTCGTTCTGATGGAACGCGCAACGGTCTTCCTCGGCTCCAGATGTTCTTTAAAACCCCCATCCCCTTTCTTCGTTCCCATCCCCTTTCTTCGTTCCCATCCCCTTTCTTCGTTCCCATCCCCTTTCTTCGTTCACATCCCCTTTCTTCGTTCACATCCCCTTTCTTCGTTCACATCCCCTTTCTTCGTTCACATCCCCTTTCTTCGTTCGTCGACTTCATTAACCAGGCCGACTTGGATGGACTTCCTGACAAAGCCAGTGTGATCGAGGCTTTTTTCGGTTTCGCTCGGGCCGAACAGCAGCGGGAAGCCGGCGAACTTATTACTGACGAGAACCTGAACGAAGAAGCGGCAAAGCGGTATATCAGCATCTCGCTCAGACGGGAGTACGCCAGTGAAAATGGCACGGAACTGAATGCGATCTTGCCAAAAATGAGTCCGCTCAATCCTCAGTACCTCACGAAGAAGCAAAGCGTTTTCCAGAGGATCTCAGCGTTTGTGGATAAGTTCAAAGGGGTTGGAGGAGACGTTTGA